CTTTCGTGTTTGGGATTCTCAAACAAATTTCTTACTAGTGCAACCAAGAGAGGTAAATGCAGAAGAACTGTTTCAAAGGTTAAAGGAACGCAAGATTTTAGTGCGTTATTTCCAACAGCCAAGATTGGATGATAAATTACGTATCACTATTGGTACTAATGAGCAAAATCAATTCCTCGTACAAACGCTGGTTTCACTTATTAAATAGATTTACTATAGCAATCCTAGTAAAAATTCCCATACAATGGCTATTGGCAAAAAGTAAAAAATCCAGTAATCGACTGTATTGATTCTTAAATCGAGGAACAATCAGCAAATGACAACTACCGCATTAATCGTTGGCGCGGGTAGTGGACTCAGTGCGTCCTTAGCCCGCCTGTTTGCAGCCGAAGGGATAAAAGTTGCTTTAGCAGCACGGCGAATTGATAAGCTCAGTGCATTATCTCAAGATATTGGAGCTATGAGTTTTGCCTGTGATGCTTCTAAACCGGATGAGGTCAACCAACTATTCAATGATGTCGAACAAAAGTTGGGAGTACCAACGGTAGTTGTTTATAATCCTAGCTTGCGAATAGCGGCTCCACTCATTGAACTCGATCCAATTGAAGTCGCTAAATCATTAGAGATTACAGCATATGGAGGTTTTTTAATAGCACAGGCGGCTGCCAAACGTATGTTAACTTTGGGTGGAGGAGCTATTTTCTTTACAGGTGCTTCCGCTAGCGTTAAAGGTTATCCTCAGTCTGCACCTTTTGCAATGGGCAAATTTGCCCTACGAGGTTTAGCTCAAAGCATTGCTCGTGAACTGGCTCCTCAAAATATCCACGTGGCACATTTCATCATTGATGGCTCAATCCGTTCTGATACACGTCAGGAACCAGATGACAAGCCTGATAGCTTGCTCGATCCCGATGCAATTGCTCAAACTTATCTCAACATTTTGCGTCAGCCTCGCAATGCTTGGACATGGGAAGTCGAATTGCGACCTTGGGTTGAGCGATTTTAATAAAAAGGAGTCATCCATGACGTTCAGTCGGCATCAATCCCGCACCACAGTAAATTTTGGGATATTTTTTATTTAGAAGTCCCTAACTTGTTTTCAATCAAAAACTATGATAAGGTAACGTACAGTAAAAGTACAGTAAATTGGTGAACTTACTGTACTTTAGTTTTTAAGTATTAATAAGCACATAAAAAGTTTAAATTTATGGTAATTTTGCTGTATGAGGTTTAGCTAGATTTGCAAGCTCTGAAACTACCTGTAGATTATACTTGCTGCTACTTTTGCCCAGAACTCACGTTATGTTAAGCTGTCGCGCCAAGAAGTAGCACTTGGATTAGATAAAACTGTTAACACTCAACCACGACAACGAGTATTTATGCAATTGAAACGCACACTAGCTTAACAAAATTTTTACAAAATAGAGGTGCGAATTATGGATATTAAGTTTGCGTATTGGGTACCTAATGTGAGTGGGGGATTAGTTGTCAGTAAAATACCCCAGCGCACAGATTGGACTTTTGATTACAATGCTCAACTGGCTCAAACTGCTGAACAAGTGGGATTTGACTATGCCTTAGCACAAGCGCGATTTATTGCCAGCTACGGTGCTGAATATCAATTAGAGGCGCTGACTACAGTAGCTGCTTTAGCACCTGTTACCCAACGATTGAAATTAATTGCCGCAGTTCATCCAGGATTATGGCATCCGGGTGTAGTTGCTAAGATGGGGTCCACAGTTGATTTCATTTCTAATGGTCGCTTTTGTTTGAATGTCGTTAGCGGTTGGTTCAAAGGTGAATTCACGATTTACGGCGAACCGTGGTTAGAACATGATGAACGCTATCGAAGATCTGAGGAATTCATCCGTGTACTCAAAGGTTTGTGGACAGAAGATAATTTCCTCTTCCGGGGTGATTTTTACCGCATTAATGGCGGCTGGGTCAAACCTAGACCAATTAATCAAAATCCACATCCAGAAATTTTCCAAGGAGGTAATTCCAAAGCTGCACGACGCATGGCAGCTCGTGTTTCGGACTGGTATTTCATGAATGGCAACACCATTGAAGGTGTACGAGAGCAGATTCAAGAAGTGTCTGCTCTAGCACGTCAGGAAGGGCGTCAGGTCAAGTTTGGGCTAAATGCCTTTATCTTGGTACGAGACACCGAAAAAGAAGCTTATGATGTGTTGCATGAGATTATTGCCCGTGCAGATAAAGAAGCTGTTGAGGGCTTTGGCGTAGCGGTAAAGCAAGCAGGAGCTTCCACTCATGAAAAAGAGGGAATGTGGGCAAACTCCAATTTTGAAGACTTGGTGCAGTACAACGATGGTTTTAAGTCAGGCTTAATTGGTACAGCAGAACAGGTTGCTGAAAAGATTCGCCAATACTACGAGGTAGGAGTAGACTTGATTCTTGGCGGTTTTCTGCATTATAGCGATGACTTAGCAGCATTTGGTCGTAGTGTGATTCCTCTGGTACACGAGATTGAAACCAATCGTCGTACATCTGACTATTTGGTAAGTGTTTAACGAATTCCTGACAATTCTCCATTCCATAGGCGGTGGGGTAGTTTATCACAACAACACAAGAAAGAAAGGAAGACATGACATTTGTAACTCGTACTCATCAAAAAGCCTTTGTGATTCGTGACGATCGAGAAGCAATTAAAATTGCCCATGAATTAGCAGCTGAATTCGTTAAAGGTGACTCTGAGCGAGATAAGCAAAGACAAATACCCCTCAACGAGGTAAACAAGTACTCTCAAAGTGGACTGTGGGGAATTACAGTTCCTCGGGAATATGGTGGTTCTTTTGTGTCAAATGTGACTTTGGCAGAGGTGACTAAAATTATCTCTGAAGCTGACTCTAGTTTGGGACAAATCCCTCAAAATCACTTGTATATTGTGGAATCCATTCGATTGGATGGTACGGAAGACCAAAAGCGTTTTTTCTTTGACTTGATATTGCAAGGCAAGCGATTTGGCAACGCCTTCTCTGAGATTGGCACTAAATCAGTGAACGACGTACAGACTCGCTTACAAAAGTCTGGCTCTGGATACGTTCTTAACGGACGGAAATTCTACTCTAGCGGAGCATTGGTAGCAGACTGGATTCCGGTGATTGCTCGCAATGATGATGACAAAACAGTCATTGCTATAGTAGAAAGCGGTACACCTGGCTTGACTGTCATTGATGACTGGAGCAGTTTTGGACAGCGAAGTACCGCCAGTGGCACGACTATCATTGAGAATGTACAAGTGTCAGCAGAACAGGTAATTCCTCACTACTTAGCATTTGAACGTCCGACAACCCAAGGACCAATCGCCCAAATTATCCAAGCAGCAGTGGATGTCGGTATCGCCAAAGCAGCTTTGAGAGATACAATTCATTACGTTCGCAATTATACCCGTCCTTGGATTGATTCTACAGTAGAGCATGGCTACGAAGATCCGCTATCTATATATAACGTTGGTCATTTAACGATCCAAGTTCATGCCGCCGAACAACTGCTGCGGCGTTCGGGTGAGTATATCGATCGCGCGATCGCAGACCCAACAGATACTAGTGTGGCAGAGGCTTCAGTTGCTGTTGCTGAAGCAAAAGCACTAGCAACAGAGGCTGCTATTTTAACCACCAACAAGCTGTTTGAGTTAGCCGGAACCAAGTCCACCTTAGAAGAATATAACTTAGATCGCCACTGGCGTAATGCTCGAACTCACACTCTACACGACCCTGTGCGGTGGAAATACTATGCTGTTGGTAATTACTTCCTCAATCAGGTGAATCCACCGCGCCATCCCTGGTTGTGATGAGGAGTGAGGGAGAGAGGGAGTGGGTTTGTCAGTAATCCTTCTGTTGACCAATAACTATGTACCTGAACATATTTTATAGCACTGTTTGGCGCAACTCCGGAAACACTTTAGACATCTTACCTAACAAATAATCTCCGTAAGTTCCGCGAAAGGCATGAACGCTAACTTTATCCCAGCGTTCGTTTTTATCGTTGAGCGCCATCACTGCTTTGAGTTCAATTGGTTTTACTTCAACATTAAAATTGGGGTCAAAGAAGAATGGGAATGACAGACGATGGCGTCTCGACAAATTCAATACGCGATGGGGTGTCGAACGATACAGCCCCCGCGTCATGCGATCAAGCATATCTCCAATATTGCATACAAATGAGTTAAGAACTGCTTTCCAATGCTGCTAGTTCAGGGCTGGTAATTGCTATAGCGCTCTTATGCCACCTCTAAACGATGGAACTATTTCCAGTCTGGTTACAATTAAGGAGAACCACCAGACACGTGTTGTCAAAGGGGAGATTAAATTTTTTTCCTTAAAGTATTACGTAATTGCTGAATTCTGTTTTGCTCTCGTTGTTGGGCGTTTTGAGCTACCGTTTGAGCAGCGCTTTCAAGATGACTTTCAAGGGCTGCGCGTGCATTATCAAAGTTTCCTTGACGACAAGCTTCTAATAATTGCCGATGCTCAAGGTGACACTGTTTTATACTTCCTGCTAAAGGCTGGTTCAAAAAATAAAAGCGGTTGACTACTGTTCGTTGTTGCCCAATTAGTTCCAATAGCTTGGGACGTTCAGCTGGCAAGTAAAGGGCAGTATGAAATGTATCATCCAATTCGCTCCATTGAACTGGATTGGCTTCTCGCTCCATTTGCTCAAGTATTGCTTCGGCACGATCTAATATTAATGGGCTAAGCTTGGGTAGAGCACGGCGTAGTGCATCCACTTCAAGTAAAATACGGATCTCGTAAACCTCTAGAATTTCTTTTGGGTTAAGGTCTGCAACAAAAGCTCCGCGATTGGGGTAAATCACTACTAAACCTTCAGTTTCAAGTTGTTTTAGAGCATCACGTACTGGAATACGACTGACTTTAAACCGAGTGGCAAGTTCTTCTTGACGCAAGGGCTGACCTGGTTCTAGTTCACCTGATTCAATTGCCCCACGTAATACTTCAGCAATAAGTGTAGGTGTAGTAGTTGCTCTATTGGACAAAGGGGTAGACATAATTAAATTGTATACAATGTATTCATGTATCCATGATATACAATAATTATCACACAATAAAGGAGTACCTTTGTGAGTAAAGTATTTGGCTACAGTATGCCCTTCTCTCCTCGTGGTAAGGCTGGGATTGTCGCTTCACCTCCTTGGCATTATGTAGGTAATTTCTTAGCAATTGACTTTTGGGCTAAACCTGAGGCAGTAGAAGCTCTATTGCCTCCAGGGCTTGAACTTTCTTTAACAAACCCTGGACGTTGCACTGCTAATTTCGTGGATTGGCAATTTACTAGTGATGAGGGAGATGAACTCCTCGATCCCATCCGCAGCCAATACCATGAGTTTTTGTTGCTGGTTCATGCTAACTACGAAGGGCAGTCAGTGATGTATTGCCCCTACATTTATGTCGATCAAGATGCTTCACTAATGCGCGGATTAATTCAGGGTTATCCTAAGAAGATTGGTTCAGTGTACACCACTCGTACCTTTAATATTCCTTCCAAAGCCTCGGCCCCCTTAAGATCGGGAGGTGTATTTGCGGGGACATTAGCTGTTAAAGATCGACGATTGGCAGAAGGGGTTGTGCAAATAGAAAATGAAGCTTCAGCACGTCCTGTAGCCGTCTTTGGTAGTGCTCCTGTAATTACCATGCGCCACTTCCCAAGTCTAGAGGCTGGGAGAGAAAACTACCCTGCTGTGTACGAACTGACCAGAGCAAAGCCTGAAGATACAGCTATTTCTGAGATTTGGCAAGGCTCGGCTTCTTTGCGCTTTTACGATACACCTACCGAGGATCTTAAGGAGTTAGAACCTGTTGAAGTCAATGCTGGGTATCGCTATACAATAGCCTTCACTCTTCGCAATAATTGGGTAGTTAAAGATTTGCGAGAAAGTTGTGCATTTCAACATGACACTTGAGCTTGTTTTTATCTCCCTTGTGGAGCATTCTCATAATGAGTGTGTTTGTATCAGTGGAATAACAAGCAATACTAGAAGTAAGTAAAAATCGTGGTTGAGTAATTTATATCTTGCACGAACTTCAAAAACCGGGTTTCTGGAAGAAAAATCAAGGTTATAGTTTGTACCATTGCCAAGTAACCCGGTTTTTTACCTCTGTTGATAAGAATGTAGAATATGATACTTTACATAACCTCACGAGGTTTTTATGAGGGATTCAGAAGACTTTCGCGAAAACCTTCTTAGCTGTCTGGGAGGAGATTGGCCCGAATTTTGTCCGCTCGATCCAGTAATAGAAGACTCAATAGTTCGCAAAGGATATCGAATTGAAAAAGTCACATATCAGGTCGAACTAGGAGAGCGCGTTTCTGCATATGTTCTTATCCCCGATCGCGTGACGTCTAAGTCCCCTGCTCCAGGAATTGCAGTCTGGCATCAGCATAATAACATTTGGACAATAGGCAAGAGTGAACCTGCAGGTTTTATAGGTGACTCAGCACATTTCACAGGTGTAGCCTTAGCACGCGAAGGATATGTTGTACTTTGTCCGGATGCTTTATGCTTTGAGGAACGACAAGATCCTATTCTTCGAGGGGGTGATTTTGAGCGCTTTGTCTTCTTACACTACCTCGTCAATGGGAAGAGTCTTGCTTGGAAGTATATACTGGATATGCGTAGAGCGATTGACTACTTGTGCTCGCGGTCTGATGTCAATGCTGACGCAATAGGTTGCTACGGTCATTCGCTTGGATCTATTTCCACATGGCTTGTTGGTCCATGGGAACCACGACTTAAATGTCTTGTTGGAAATTGTTCGCTACCAACCTACTCAGCAATTCATCGAACTCGTCTTATTACTGGCTTCGCTATTGTTATCCCTGGTTTAAGTCAATACGGAGATACACCGGATATTGCAGCGCTTATTGCTCCTCGTCCTCTACACCTTAACTTTGGCGCAGAGGATAGACACAGTCCAATTATCGAGGTCAGGAAAGCTGTCGAAACTATCAGGAAGGCTTATGAGCAGTATGGGGCGGAGGATAAGTTTACTTACTTTATTGAGGAGAACCAGGGACACGTATTGTCTGAGCGAATGTGGAAGTATGCTCGATCCACACTACTTCAATATTTACCACCAAATTAAATTAGAAATAATCAGGTTTTGAGGGCAGTTTTTTCATTTTAACTTCTTTTTGAAGAACGACCCAGCTTTTTTCTCAAACTATGTACTTCAACATATTTTATAGCACTGTTTGGCGCAACTCCGGAAACACTTTAGACACCTTACCTAATAAATAATCCCCATAAGTTCCACGAAAAGCATGAACGCTAGCCCTATCCCAGCGTTCGTTTTGATCGTCGCTCACCATCACTCCCTTCAGTTCAATTGGTTTTACTTCAACATTAAAATTGGGGTCAAAGAAGAATGGGAATGACAGATGATCGCGTCCCGACAAATTCAATACGCGATGGGGTGTTGAGCGATACAGCCCCCGCGTCATGCGATCGAGCATATCTCCAATATTGCATACAAATGAGCCAGGGATAGGTGGCGCATCTACCCAGCCAGACTTCGACCTGACTTGCAATCCACCTGCATTATCCTGCTTGAGGATAGTTAATACAATAATGTAGAAGAAACCACACTCACGGCATGCTTGTCCAATCTGAGTCGCTACTGTGTATTTGTCACCAGTTCCAGAAACTAGCGCACTGACATCAATGATAGGAACTTGGGAAAACTCTTTGTCTACTGATTGCTGCATTGCGATCGATAAGAGTATCGTTAGGGTCAAAAAGTAATGCTTCTAATTATATTCTTAAGTATGTAGAAAAATACTTGCTCTCAAAGGACAAGTGTAGCCAACTGACTACGTTTGACTCACTCTAAGTCCAATAAAGAGTTTTGGCTTTTGGAAAACGCCGTTGAATCTCATTTTCAAAATAGCGGCGTAAAGTCTTCATTGTGTCAGCTTCATAAACATACTTGGTTCCACCAAACTTATTTCGTTTAACACTGCGGTTTTCCTCATCCATGTCTAGCTTTGATTGAGGATACCAAGTTTGCAAAACTTCTTTTGACCCTGGTGTAAAGCGGTGCGAAATCAGTTCAAAAGTGAGGTCGCAATCAAAATCTAACGCTTCACTTATCTGGTCAAACAAGCGATCGTAAGAGGACTGCCAATCATCTAGAAGCATAATTGGCGCAATGACTAAACCCACAGGGTAACCGCCACCACCTCGCTCATATGGTAATGCTAACCTCCGCAATGCCATAAGTCGTGATGGTACTGATGCAGTCCCTCCCTCAAAACGACCGGAAACAGGAGCAGCATTTATACTCATCCGAAAGCGGGTATGACCGTTGTGCTGCATTTTCAAAAGTTCATCGACTGCATCAAACTTGGATACGCAACGTAAATAGGCGCGTTCGCGAGTTCCAAAATAACGAATGCACTCAGCAAGACTACCTGTGAGATGTTCAATACCCAAAGGATCGGTATAACAGCTCGCTTCATAAGATGTTGCCTTACCTGGTTGCTCGTATGCTGCCAAGTTCTTCAATATTTGAGGTAAGTTAGCAAACACGCGAATAACGGGTGGACCTTGCAAGCTTCCGGCTAGGTAACAGTATTGGCAGTGCGCCGGACAACCTTCTGCAATGTGGAATTGCCAATCAGCTGATGGTGGGATGGGGCTTAGCTTGAAGGAACTGGGTGGAGCCGTCACAACTGCAAGAGTACGCTTGGCGATATCATAAGTTTCACGTTCCGATTCACCACGCAAACCTGTGAGGCGATTTCGTGGTAACTCTTCAATGGGTAAATTGTAAGACTGGAGCCGTTGAAGAATTTGCTGTCCCCAGGGTTCATCAAGAGCAGCTGGTGTAAACAACACTCGTTCTGGCATCCATAATTTCGGTTCTCGTACAGAAGACGTTTTTGGTATTGAAACAGTATTTGCAATCATTTTAATAAGGGAGTGGGGAGTGGGGAGTAGGGAATAGGGGGAAGAAATAAAATATTATTGTGAGTGAATAAATGAAGAGTTTTGACTAATAGTTTTCTTTCTGACATAACTTTATTATAAAGGAGAAAAAAATCATCTTATTTCTGTACTTAGTACGGTTTACCCTAATGAAAAGTAGTGGTTTTCTGTTGTGATTGGTTACTGGTCAATCGCCCATTCCTAATTATTTTTGGAGTCCCTGCTGGAAGGTCTTGAATTTTATAGCACTGTTTGGCGTAACTCTGGAAACACTTTAGACACCTTACTTAACAAATAATTTCCATACGTTCCGCGAAAGGCATGAACGCTAGCCTTATCCCAGCGTTCGTTTTTATCGTCGCACGCCATCACTTCTTCCAGTTCAATTGGTTTTACTTCAACATTAAAATTGGGGTCAAAGAAGAATGGGAATGACAGACGATCGCGTCCCGACAAATTCAATACGCGATGGGGTGTTGAGCGATACAGCCCCCGCGTCATGCGATCAAGCATATCTCCAATATTGCATACAAATGAGCCAGGGATAGGTGGCGCATCTACCCAGCCAGACTTCGACCTG
This genomic interval from Scytonema hofmannii PCC 7110 contains the following:
- a CDS encoding SDR family NAD(P)-dependent oxidoreductase translates to MTTTALIVGAGSGLSASLARLFAAEGIKVALAARRIDKLSALSQDIGAMSFACDASKPDEVNQLFNDVEQKLGVPTVVVYNPSLRIAAPLIELDPIEVAKSLEITAYGGFLIAQAAAKRMLTLGGGAIFFTGASASVKGYPQSAPFAMGKFALRGLAQSIARELAPQNIHVAHFIIDGSIRSDTRQEPDDKPDSLLDPDAIAQTYLNILRQPRNAWTWEVELRPWVERF
- the sfnG gene encoding dimethylsulfone monooxygenase SfnG is translated as MDIKFAYWVPNVSGGLVVSKIPQRTDWTFDYNAQLAQTAEQVGFDYALAQARFIASYGAEYQLEALTTVAALAPVTQRLKLIAAVHPGLWHPGVVAKMGSTVDFISNGRFCLNVVSGWFKGEFTIYGEPWLEHDERYRRSEEFIRVLKGLWTEDNFLFRGDFYRINGGWVKPRPINQNPHPEIFQGGNSKAARRMAARVSDWYFMNGNTIEGVREQIQEVSALARQEGRQVKFGLNAFILVRDTEKEAYDVLHEIIARADKEAVEGFGVAVKQAGASTHEKEGMWANSNFEDLVQYNDGFKSGLIGTAEQVAEKIRQYYEVGVDLILGGFLHYSDDLAAFGRSVIPLVHEIETNRRTSDYLVSV
- a CDS encoding SfnB family sulfur acquisition oxidoreductase translates to MTFVTRTHQKAFVIRDDREAIKIAHELAAEFVKGDSERDKQRQIPLNEVNKYSQSGLWGITVPREYGGSFVSNVTLAEVTKIISEADSSLGQIPQNHLYIVESIRLDGTEDQKRFFFDLILQGKRFGNAFSEIGTKSVNDVQTRLQKSGSGYVLNGRKFYSSGALVADWIPVIARNDDDKTVIAIVESGTPGLTVIDDWSSFGQRSTASGTTIIENVQVSAEQVIPHYLAFERPTTQGPIAQIIQAAVDVGIAKAALRDTIHYVRNYTRPWIDSTVEHGYEDPLSIYNVGHLTIQVHAAEQLLRRSGEYIDRAIADPTDTSVAEASVAVAEAKALATEAAILTTNKLFELAGTKSTLEEYNLDRHWRNARTHTLHDPVRWKYYAVGNYFLNQVNPPRHPWL
- a CDS encoding GntR family transcriptional regulator, giving the protein MSTPLSNRATTTPTLIAEVLRGAIESGELEPGQPLRQEELATRFKVSRIPVRDALKQLETEGLVVIYPNRGAFVADLNPKEILEVYEIRILLEVDALRRALPKLSPLILDRAEAILEQMEREANPVQWSELDDTFHTALYLPAERPKLLELIGQQRTVVNRFYFLNQPLAGSIKQCHLEHRQLLEACRQGNFDNARAALESHLESAAQTVAQNAQQREQNRIQQLRNTLRKKI
- a CDS encoding acetoacetate decarboxylase family protein, whose amino-acid sequence is MSKVFGYSMPFSPRGKAGIVASPPWHYVGNFLAIDFWAKPEAVEALLPPGLELSLTNPGRCTANFVDWQFTSDEGDELLDPIRSQYHEFLLLVHANYEGQSVMYCPYIYVDQDASLMRGLIQGYPKKIGSVYTTRTFNIPSKASAPLRSGGVFAGTLAVKDRRLAEGVVQIENEASARPVAVFGSAPVITMRHFPSLEAGRENYPAVYELTRAKPEDTAISEIWQGSASLRFYDTPTEDLKELEPVEVNAGYRYTIAFTLRNNWVVKDLRESCAFQHDT
- a CDS encoding dienelactone hydrolase family protein, with protein sequence MRDSEDFRENLLSCLGGDWPEFCPLDPVIEDSIVRKGYRIEKVTYQVELGERVSAYVLIPDRVTSKSPAPGIAVWHQHNNIWTIGKSEPAGFIGDSAHFTGVALAREGYVVLCPDALCFEERQDPILRGGDFERFVFLHYLVNGKSLAWKYILDMRRAIDYLCSRSDVNADAIGCYGHSLGSISTWLVGPWEPRLKCLVGNCSLPTYSAIHRTRLITGFAIVIPGLSQYGDTPDIAALIAPRPLHLNFGAEDRHSPIIEVRKAVETIRKAYEQYGAEDKFTYFIEENQGHVLSERMWKYARSTLLQYLPPN
- a CDS encoding 2OG-Fe(II) oxygenase family protein; its protein translation is MTLTILLSIAMQQSVDKEFSQVPIIDVSALVSGTGDKYTVATQIGQACRECGFFYIIVLTILKQDNAGGLQVRSKSGWVDAPPIPGSFVCNIGDMLDRMTRGLYRSTPHRVLNLSGRDHLSFPFFFDPNFNVEVKPIELKGVMVSDDQNERWDRASVHAFRGTYGDYLLGKVSKVFPELRQTVL
- a CDS encoding spore photoproduct lyase family protein, coding for MIANTVSIPKTSSVREPKLWMPERVLFTPAALDEPWGQQILQRLQSYNLPIEELPRNRLTGLRGESERETYDIAKRTLAVVTAPPSSFKLSPIPPSADWQFHIAEGCPAHCQYCYLAGSLQGPPVIRVFANLPQILKNLAAYEQPGKATSYEASCYTDPLGIEHLTGSLAECIRYFGTRERAYLRCVSKFDAVDELLKMQHNGHTRFRMSINAAPVSGRFEGGTASVPSRLMALRRLALPYERGGGGYPVGLVIAPIMLLDDWQSSYDRLFDQISEALDFDCDLTFELISHRFTPGSKEVLQTWYPQSKLDMDEENRSVKRNKFGGTKYVYEADTMKTLRRYFENEIQRRFPKAKTLYWT